The Leadbetterella byssophila DSM 17132 DNA window CATCCCCGAAGATGGTAATGTGATGGGGATCAAAATGGACAAAAATGTAGACCTGTTTAAAGGCAAAAAGGAAATGAAAACGGATGCTAGCTGGTTATGAGATCTTGCTTTTTTATGGCTATTTGCCTTTTATTATTTCAGTGTACCAAAGAGGAAGCAAATACCACCTTTCCGTACCCAAAACTATCCGATTACCAACTTTTCAAAGGTGAGATGAAGCTCCTCTCCCCTAATGACGAACTTTTGGAATTTGAGCCTACTGCTTCACTCTTTACAGACTATGCCTTTAAAAAACGCTTTGTAAAGATACCCAAAGACAGTGTGGCTCATCTACCGGAGCACCCGGATGAACCTATCGTGTTCCCAAATGAAACCATACTGGTGAAGAACTTCTATTATCCTTTGGACTTTTCAAAACCAGAAGGAGAAAGGAAGATTATAGAGACCCGACTATTAATTCGTACCAAAAATACCTGGGAAGCCTACACTTATCTTTGGAACGAAGCACAAACTGAAGCTTTATTAAAGAATGTAGGGGCAACGGTGCCTGTCACTTATTTCGATAAAGACACGGTCAAATTAGACTATGTAGTTCCTCAAAAAACCCAGTGCCGCTCCTGCCATCAAAGAGACGGAGAAATGCAGCCCATAGGGCCTAAAGGTAAACAATTGGCTGACCAACTGAGCCGATGGAAAGCCCTAGGAAAAATAGATTCTGATCAATTTACAGGTAAAAAATTAGTACCTCCTTTTGATCCTAATTATCCCCTTGAAGACAGGGCTAGATCCTATTTGGACGTCAACTGTGGGCATTGCCACAGTTCCACCGGACCTGCATCCACCTCAGGACTGCACTATAACAGAGAGGAAACCCGCAATTTTCACTTGGGAGTGATGAAATCTCCTGTGGCAGCGGGTCTAGGTGGCGGTGGATTAAAATTTGACATCAAACCGGGTTCCAGTGAGGAATCTATAGTGGTCTACCGAATGAATTCTACTCATCCCGGTGTCATGATGCCGGAACTGGGAAGAGTTACGGTTCACCAGGAAGCTGTGGACCTGATTAGGGCATGGATTAATTCACTTTAGTTTTTTTCTGCTTATTTTGCACTTCAACCTTACCGAGATGAAGATGCGCTGGATACTGTTTTTGCTTTTGAGCACCTCTTCCCTTTTTGCTCAATTTCGCAAAATAGATATGCGTCATGGCCTCTCCTATAATTCTGTCATGTGCCTGCTAGAGGGCTCTGACGGTCGCTTATGGGTAGGAACCCGAGAGGGACTTAATCTCTACAACGGCTATGAATTTCAGGTCTTCAAACACAAGCCGCAATCCCCCCAAGATCTTTCGAATAATCACATCAACATCATATATGAAGACGAAAGCAAAAACATCTGGATAGGTACGGCTAACGGCCTTAACCTTTACCAGGAGGGTAAATTCATGCACTGGCTTCCGGACCCTAAAGGCCTTTCTAATGCTTACGTGAAGTCCATCTTACAGAAAGACGAGAAAACCCTATGGGTAGGAACCTCAAACGGACTTACGGTAGTAGACCTACCTACTAAAAAACTCACCCAACTTCGACTTCCTACTTCTGAAGCTAATAATATCATCTCCCTATTCAAAAGCAAATCAGGAAGGATTTACTTAGGGACCAAATCTGGAATTTATACTTATCAAAATGAAAGTTTCCAGCCCCTACCATTTTTACAAAACCTGGAAATCAGAGACATAAAAGAAGACAAAGTGGGAAAGCTATGGATCGCTACAGAAACAGATGGAGTTTATGGAATAAAAGATCATGTTACAGACCACTGGACAAAAGAAGACCAGGGTGTTATTAGCAATCAGGTAAGAAAACTACTGGTAGAGGAAGAAACAATCATGGCCGCCACTTTAGGCGGAATGTATATTGCGAATCTAAAATCCGGCACCTTCACCAACTTCTCCTATTCCATAAATGATCCTGACGGACTAAGCAGAGGAAGCATACATGATATTTGTAAAGATAAATTTGGAGGTTACTGGATAGCTACCTATAGCGGTGGTTTAAATTACTTCCACAGACAAAACAACCTTTTCAAACACTACAGACAACTTCCAGGAATCCCTAATGGTCTCTCCGAAAATGACGTTAATGGATTCGTCCAGGCGAATGAGGGTAAAATATGGGTTTCAACCGGTAGAGGCCTTAACCTTCTGGATCCTAAAACCGGAAATTTTCAGCATTTTACTGATGTATCAGAAAATGGCCTTTCAAACCGCATCATCAAAGCCTTAGCCAAAGACAAAGAAGGGAACCTATGGATTGGAACCTATAATGGCCTCAATTATCTCAATGCTAAAACCCTGCAATTTCGACATTACTTCCATGATCCTAAAAGGAACTCACTTAACCAAAACCAAGTACATGCCTTGTATTATGACGCAGATGGGCAACTTTGGATAGGTATGAATATCGGGGATCTTCAAATTTTTGATCCCAAAACCCAGCAGTTTACCTCTCTTCCAGGTATAGGGAATATAATATCATATATATATGAAGACAGCAAGGGATATTTATGGCTTGGAACCCGGGCAGGATTAAAATGTCTGGACCGTAAAAACCGCAAACTGATGGATATCAGCAATATCATTCGAGGATATGAAAATGAGCTTTTGTATATCAACTGGATCTTAGAAGACCACCAAAAAAGAATCTGGTTAGCAACTCAAGGTTCGGGTCTCTTTATGATCGAGAACCAAACTTTACATTGGTTTGGGAAAGATAAAGGTCTGAGTGGAAATACCATTAATGCTATACTTGAAGATGAAGACCATAGACTTTGGATCAGCACTAACTCCGGAATTTCTAAAATTGAATATAATAACAAAATTCTCACATCTACTGACTTCACTGAAGTGCATGGGCTACAAGGTCTACAATTTAATCCCGGAAGTGCATTCAAAAGTGAAGACGGCACCCTCTTTTTTGGAGGAATAAATGGATTTAATGCTTTTAGACCTGAAAACATAGTCAAAGAGCTGTATTTCCCTAAAGTCCATATAGACCAGATAAGAACTACCTCAGGTAAAAGTCCCGAGGTATTCCGTCCAAAACTAGGAGAAACTGTGATCTTGAGTTACGACCAAAGAAATGTAGTAATAGACTTTGCTGGCATCCATTTTATACATCCAGAAGGCGTTCAATACCGTTACAAACTAGACGAAGGATGGATAGAGACAGGAAATCATAGATCTATCAATTTCACCTACCTTCCTATAGGGAAACACGAATTAAAGATCCAGGCCACTTCTCAAGCCGGAATATGGGGAGAGGATCACACTTCTATTCAAATTCAAGTATTACCTCCATGGTGGAGAAGCCATTGGGCATATATAATGTATGCATTGAGCTGTATGGCCATCATATCTTTGATGATACGGGAAGCCAAAAAACGCAACCAAAGAAAGATGCAGGAGCTATGGAGACAGAAGGAGCAAAAGATGATGGAAAGGCGTTTGGAATTCTTTACAGATATTTCTCATGAGCTAAGAACTCCTTTAACCTTGATCTTAACTCCCTTAGAGAGATTATTGAATCACAATGATTTACCGGAAAATGTGAGTAAGTCATTGCATTCCATCCAAAGAAATGGGAAAAAGATGATGGAAATGATCTCCCAGGTTTTGAATCTTAGAAGATTTGAGGAAAGCCAGAGCGATGAATTATACCTCAAGAAGGAAGCATTAGATGAATTCTTCAAAGAAATCCTCCTATCATTCCGACCACTAGCTATTGCCAAACATATAGATTATCATTTCGAACTTTCTCCTATTCATGCCTGCATTGATACGGCAAAAATGGAGATGATCCTTCAAAACCTACTTTCTAATGCATTTAAATTTACTCCTGAATTTGGACAAGTGTATGTACGCTTGAACTCCCAAGATACAACTTGGATATTAACCATTTCAAACACCGGTAAGAAGCTGGAAAATATGGATCATCTGTTCCATAGATTCTATTCTAATCGCTCCAAAGAAAATCCTCAAGGTACCGGTTGGGGCTTAGATCTCTGCAAAAGAATGGTAACACTTCATCAAGGACAAATATCCGTACAGCAATCAGAAAAAAATGAAGTCTTCCATACTCATTTTAAAATTGAAATCCCCTTCCTTCAAGAAGGCACCGAACACGCTCCGGAAGTCCTGCTTGAAGAAACATCAGATCTACTACCGGAAGAAGCCTTACCTAAAACAGCCGAAAGACAAATTCTGCTATTGGTTGAAGACAATAGAGAGATAAGGCAAATGATTAAGGAAATCTTATCACCCTATTATCAAATTAGAGAGGCTACTGATGGAATGGAAGGATGGAATATGGCTCAAGAAATCAGTCCGGATCTTATCATCAGTGATATTATGATGCCACAAATGGATGGGATAGAACTTTGTGGGAAATTAAAAACAGACCCTAAAACCAGTCATATCCCCGTCATATTGCTTACGGCCAGAGCTACGGTAGCTTATAAGCAGGAAGGATATGAAACAGGAGCAGATGCTTATATCACTAAACCCTTTAGTCCTAACCTCCTTCTGGTACGTATTAAAAATCTCCTTCATCAACGTAAAGTGATCAGACTGCAACTACAAGTTGAAACAGCTTTGGAACCGGGAGAAACTTTAGTAAATAGTATAGATGACAAAATTCTGTATAGAACACGGGAATATGTAGATAAACACATATCGGATCCCCATTGGAGAATTGAGGACATGAGCAAGGAACTGGGATTAAGTAGAATGCATTTACATAGAAAATTAAAAACCTTAACCGGTATGACTCCGGCGGAATTTGTAAAACATATTCGACTAAAAAAGGCCGCCAAAATCCTACAAGAAAATACTATCAGCGTGAAAGAAGTCATGTTTCTGGTAGGCTTTGAAGATGCCGATCATTTCAGAATTAGCTTCAAAGAAATGTTTGGGGCACCTCCTTCAGAATACAAAAAGCACTGATAATCAAGACATGTTACATATGCCCTGTATCCTTGTTACACCATAATTTTTGCTTTCTTCAACCTCCTCCTAGTTTTGTCTCTTCCTCTCAAAAAGGGGTTAATTTCAATCTTAAATAATATATGAAACAAGCATACCTCTTGTGGCTGTGCCTATTTATAGGATTACACGCTCATGCACAAAGTCGGGAAGTTTCAGGACGTATTACTGACTCTTCCGGCGAAAGTTTACCCGGCGTTAGCGTCCTTGAAAAAGGCACGAATAATGCCACCCTTTCCGGTATTGACGGAGATTTCAAAATTCGTGTAAATTCACCTCAATCTGTCTTGGTCTTTTCCTTTGTGGGAATGAGTCCGAAGGAAATCCATGTGGGTGATCAAAGTAAAATTCAAGTAAGTTTAGAAGCTGCGCCCTCCTCATTAGATGAAGTAGTTGTAGTAGGATACGGTGTACAAAAGAAAAGTGACATTATTAGTTCTGTGGTATCTGTAAGCACAGAAAGTGTAAACAAAGTACCTACCAATGATCTAGGGGAAATGCTTAGGGGAAAAGCAGCCGGAGTGTACGTCACCTTAGGTGACGCCGCTCCGGGAAGTTCTTCAAACATACTCATTAGAGGCAGCAGATCACTTACAGCAGGAAATGCTCCTATAGTAATAGCTGACGGAGTTCCTATTGGAGGGATCAATGATGTAAACCCGAATGACATAGCCTCCATAGAAATCCTCAAAGATGCCGCCGCCCAGGCCATATATGGTGCTAGAGCATCCAATGGGGTCATACTGATCACAACCAAGAGAGCTAAAGAAGGAAAAACTACCATAGATTACAATAGCTTCTATGGCATTCAGACCGTAAATAGAAACTTCGACGTGTACTCCGGAGAGGAATTCGCTCAGTTAAAAAGAGAAGCATACAGAGCGGATAACAATAATCATTATTTGCCTGACGATAGAATCTTTACTTCTATAGAACAAGAAATCTTAGCCAATAAAGAATTCATCAATTGGGAAGATGAACTTCTGAGAAAAGCTAGTACTCAAAACCATAACCTGAGTTTTGCTACAGGAACAGGAAAAACCAGAATATACACTGGCTTAAATTATTCCCTGAGAGAAGGGGTTATTCCTGGCACAGATTTCCAAAGAGGTACTATTCGCGTTAACGTGGACCAATACATTAATCACTGGTTAAAACTTGGTGCTAACACCTCGTGGCAACTTTCGAAAAACAACAATCCGGGCACCGGTGAAACCTTGCTTCGTGCAGTAACTACGTCACCTCTTGGTAAAATCTACAACGAAGACGGCACCTATAGAATCTATCCTACAGGTGTTCAGGAAAGCATAAACCCCCTTTTGGATCTGGCAGAAGTTTCAAATACACGTAATGACAGAAATGACATCATGAACGTATTTTTGGACATTACTCCTTTGAAAGGATTTTCCTACAGATTTAATGCCAGTAGAAGATCTTGGAACAGAAAAACATTAAACTACTCTACGGCTAATTCCCTTCTAGGATTCAGAAGAGGAGGAATGGGCAATGGATTTATGCAATTTGAAGATGAGTCTGAGTGGCAGCTTGAAAATATCATCAACTACCAAGTCGAAATCCAAAGCAAGCATCATTTGGCGGGAACTTTTGTTCAAAGTGTGAGCAAGAAACAAGGAACTAGCTTTAGAAACAGTGCCAACAATATCCCGAATGACCTATTAGACATCTGGGGGCTACCCACTGCTGAAAGTAACATTCCTACCGTGTCTGCCAGTTCCAGAGGATTGTTATCCTTCGTGGCCCGTCTGCAGTACGACTTCAACCACAGATATTACTTAACGGCCTCCGCAAGAGCTGATGGATCCACTGTCTTTGGTGCCAACAATAAATGGGCCTGGTTCCCCGCTATGGCATTAGGATGGAACTTACACGAAGAGGATTTTATGGAATTTGTTCCAAAATTATCTAATCTCAAAGCTCGTCTGAGCTACGGTAGCGTAGGGAACGAAGCCATAGGAACTTATAGAAGCCTAAGCACTGCAGTGCAAAGAGACTATCTATTCAATGACGTAAAAAGAATAGGTTATGTTCCAGGCGACTACCTACCTAATCCTAATTTGAAATGGGAAACCTCCACTACCCTGAATGCCGCTTTGGACTTTGGTTTCTTCAATGAACGTCTTTCAGGTACAGTCGAATATTATAATACCAGGACCAAAGATCTCCTAGCTGAACTTTCCTTACAAGCAGATATAGGTTATACCCGAATGCTTAGAAACGTAGGTGAAGTGCAAAATCAGGGTATCGAACTTAGTGTGAATGGAATCCTTGTAGAGAAAAAGGACTGGACACTTAGTACGGCACTTTCCTTCTCCAGAAATAGAAATAAGATCTTAAGCTTATACGGTGAAAAGGACGAGTTCGGAAATGAACTAGATGATGTGGGGAACCGCTGGTTTATAGGCTATCCAAAGGATGTTTATTACCAATATGTACCTGACGGCATTTGGCAACAAGGTGAAAATATAGTAGCCAGCCATCAACCGTCCGCCCAGCCGGGTGATGTCAAAATTAAAGACGTAAACGGTGATGGTATTCTGAACGATAAAGATCGCGTAATTATTAAAAGAGACCCGAAATGGTTTGGCACTTTTAATATTACCAATAAGTTTAAAGGAATAGATTTCTCTGCTGATATTGTAACCGTTCAGGGAACCATTCGAAATAACGCTTTCCTATATGACTACTCCTCAGGTGGTTCTTTGAGAGGTATATTAAACGGTATAAAGGTAAACTACTGGACACCTGAAAATCCTGGAGGAACCTGGCCCAGACCACAAGAGTCAAATGATAGAACCTATATCTCTACTTTGGGTCTTCAAGATGCCTCATATGTAAGACTTCATACCCTGACATTGGGATATACCTTTCCTAATATGGCAAAATGGAAGATCAATAATCTAAGAGTGTATGCCACCGGGCACAATCTCTTCACCTTGACAGATTTCCAGTCGTATAGCCCGGAGAAAAACCCTAATGATTACCCTGAAGCAGTTTCTGTAGTGGGCGGAATTCAAATTAACTTTTAGAAAATGATGAAAAGGTTAAACATATTAATCGGAACGATATTATCCCTGACAGGGCTTATCTCTTGCGAAGGTTTCCTAGGAGAAGAACCTATCACCCAAGTATCAGTAGACTATATCTACAATACTCCCGATGGACTAGAAAGCGGTGTAAACGCCCTGTACAATCGTATGAGAAACTACAATATGCCAGAAGGTGAAGGAGACCCACTAAAGTCGGTCGCTTTCTTTATAGTGGCCACAGACCTCGGTCTTAACAGAACCTGGCATACACCTTACGGTCCAAATCATACACCACAAGGACACCCTGCAAGAAAATGGACTATGGGATACCAACTAATTGATAGAGCAAATGCTATCATTAGCAATGCACCGAAGGTTGAAATGCTAGAATCGAGAAGGAATCAAATCCTGGCACAAGCAAGGATCATTCGCGCGGAGATCTACTTCGATTTAATCCGTATGTATGATAATATCCTTTTGGATACCACTGCTACTACACCAGAAAATGCTTTTGAAGAAAAAGTATATATTCCTGCTGATCCTGTTGAAGTTTTTCAATTAATTGATGCTGATTTAGAATTTGCTACTACCCATTTGCCTTGGACGGTAGAATATGGCAGATATGGTAAAGGAGTTGCCCACCATTTGGCTGGTAAATCTGCTTTATGGCAGAAGAAATGGGATAAAGCGGCCAGTCACTTTGATGCCATTATTCAAGATAATACCCATGATTTATTGCCAAAAGATAGGATAGCAGAAGTTTTTGGCCAAAATGCCAAACACAAAGAAGCCTTATTTGTATATGTTAGAGATGAAATCACCGGCGGAAATGATAACCTTCCTGGAGGAGGACCCACGTGGATTAGTAGCTTTTTCAACAGCCGTGTGTATGAGCTTTCTAGCAATGAAATGATACGTTCTGTAGAGTATGGAGGAGAAGCATTAGGATGGTCTTTCCCTAACCGTTATTTGCGCTCATTGTATGACGAGTCTAAAGACCTTCGCTTCTCCACCTACTACTACCCTACTAAACTGATTGTCAACAACCCAGCTTCTCCGAATTTTGGTCAGCCTTTAGCTGAAAACAAGTATGAAGATGATTTCAGAAGATATCACTGGAGTCTAAAAAAATACCACGATTCCGAAAAAAAGGTGGGTACAAACAATAGCTACAAGGACATCATTTATTACCGTTATGCTGAAACCCTATTACTCGGGGCCGAAGCACATTGGAGACTAAGTGGAGAAAACGCCAATGATCCCATTGCACTTGAATACATCAATCAAGTCAGAGCCAGAGCAGGTATAGAGCCTTTCACTAACTTCACTTTAGATACCTACTTAGAGGAATCTGCTAGAGAACTGGCATTCGAAAATGAAAGATGGTTTTTACTGAAAAGACTAGGTCTACTCGTAGAGCGCGTAAACAAATACTATGAGATGGGCTCAAACTCTACTAATATAGCAGTGTACCCTATGGCTCCACATATGGTAAGGATGCCTATTCCTCAGTCGCAAATAGACCTAATGAGAACGTTCCCACAAAACGAAGGATACTAAGATGAGAAAAATACTAATTCTGCTATCTACGCTGGTAGTGGCCTGTGGTAGTGATGAAAAAGGTGGAAGTAACGTACTACCTGAAAGCAAGGTACTTAAAGACAAAGCCAAATATGCCATAGGCGCAGCCATCAAATCTTCACTCTTTTCGGAAAGTGCGTATACCTCCGCTTTAACCACCCACTTCAGCCAAGTGACTGCTGAATGGGAAATGAAAATGGAACCCATATGGGCCGGACATAATCAATACAAATGGGACGGAGCAGATAAGATCATAAATTTTGCCTCTGCAAATGATCTAAAGGTCCATGGACATACCCTGTTATGGCACCGTTCATGGCCACAATGGTTCAAAAGTGCAAAATATGATTCGGCAGCATTTGAATCTGCGGTAAAACAATACATCCAAGCTACTACACTTAGATACAAAGGTAAAGTAGTAAGCTGGGACGTAGCTAACGAGATATTCAATGATAACGGAACCCTACGGTCTACAGACTGTCCGGTTTTCGCCACCTTCAAAGATCCCATTGGATTCTATGGAAGATGCTTTCGCTATGTCAATGAAATGGACCCGGATGCTATACTGTTTTACAATGACTATAACGTAGTAACTGCATCTAATAAAAGAGCAGCAATCAAACGTATGATTACCAGGTTCCAAAAGGAAGGCGTACCCATACAAGGTATTGGAGATCAGTTTCACTATAAGGTGACAACCGACAAGAACGCTATCAAAACCGGACTAGCAGATCTAGGATCCACAGGATTAATGGTTCATATTTCAGAATTAGATATTGTAGTTAATACTGCACAGTCTGAGGGATATGAATTTAGTGGAAACGAGGCCATAAAGCAGGCTGAAATGTATCAGTATATTGCTGAATCATTTGAATCCCTTCCAGCAGCCCAAAAATTTGGAATCAGTTTATGGGGAGTCTCAGATAAGGATTCCTGGTTGCGTTCCGACTGGCACCACAAAGAGTATCCCCTACTATTCGACGATTATTATAAAGAAAAACAGGCTTATAAAGGCCTATTATCCGGCATAAAACAATGAAATACGCTTATATCTTACTCGCATTTATTTTCTTGGCTTGCGAAAAAGACGAAGCCATAGATTATTCTCAGTTTACTCCTGGAAAACTGGAAGCTACTCAATCCGTCTCCGCCATTAAGTTCGGAGAAAGTGTAGTGTACAGAGACTTATCCACCAAAGTACATCGCAGAAATTGGGTCTTCCCTGGAGGTAATCCGGCCTCATCGACAGACTCTGAAGTTACGGTAACATATCCTGTAGGCGGCTCATATAAGGCCGCATTGAATATTACTTTTATTGATAATCAAAAAGGCAGTGTATCATTTGATGTAGAAGTTGAAAAAGATCCAAGCAAGGAACTTCCTGAATACGACTTCGGCAAGACATATGGCTTATATACTGAATCTCCCCAAATCACTCCAGGTCTGCCATCTATACAAACCATAGATATGAACCAATTCCCCGCCACCCGGATTACAGATGCCCTAGAAGGTGTAGAAGCATTGAGGTTCGCGCCTACAGGAAATTCGGACTGGGCTATGGCGGCACTACAAGCCAAAAATGCTTCGCAAATCAATATCAGTGCATTTAAGGACGGTTTCTATAATATAGCTATGAAAACGGAATGCCAGGCAAGTTTCCTACTACGTATTAGAAGTGCAAATGGAGGAAATGCCATCTTGGAGTTCACAGCGAAAGGTGAGGAATATGGACTTAAAAGAGATGGTAGCTGGCATTTGCTCTCTATACCGGTAAAGGATATCCTATCAAAGGATCCCACTTTAAATCTCAACCAAATTACTGACTTCTTCCTATTCAGAAGCAGCCCTGGAGACGTGAGAACCATAGATAATTATGTATTCTATGTAGATCACATCTTTATGTCAGAGAAAGTAGAAGAAAAAAAATAAGAACACATGAAGAAATTGTCACTTAAGGCGAGAGCCTTATTTATGGCCCTACCATGCCTTATGGCTACCTCACTTTGGGCACAAAGCTCCTTTCGGACGGTTCAGGCAAGACCTAATGCTGACAGCACTGAATGGAAAACATATACGGCAAAAACCTTGGATCGTTTACCTTTCCAATTGGACAAAGACCCGGAAGTTTCTCTCTATGGAGGCTGGAAAATAGATCAACCT harbors:
- a CDS encoding PKD domain-containing protein; this encodes MKYAYILLAFIFLACEKDEAIDYSQFTPGKLEATQSVSAIKFGESVVYRDLSTKVHRRNWVFPGGNPASSTDSEVTVTYPVGGSYKAALNITFIDNQKGSVSFDVEVEKDPSKELPEYDFGKTYGLYTESPQITPGLPSIQTIDMNQFPATRITDALEGVEALRFAPTGNSDWAMAALQAKNASQINISAFKDGFYNIAMKTECQASFLLRIRSANGGNAILEFTAKGEEYGLKRDGSWHLLSIPVKDILSKDPTLNLNQITDFFLFRSSPGDVRTIDNYVFYVDHIFMSEKVEEKK
- a CDS encoding endo-1,4-beta-xylanase, with amino-acid sequence MRKILILLSTLVVACGSDEKGGSNVLPESKVLKDKAKYAIGAAIKSSLFSESAYTSALTTHFSQVTAEWEMKMEPIWAGHNQYKWDGADKIINFASANDLKVHGHTLLWHRSWPQWFKSAKYDSAAFESAVKQYIQATTLRYKGKVVSWDVANEIFNDNGTLRSTDCPVFATFKDPIGFYGRCFRYVNEMDPDAILFYNDYNVVTASNKRAAIKRMITRFQKEGVPIQGIGDQFHYKVTTDKNAIKTGLADLGSTGLMVHISELDIVVNTAQSEGYEFSGNEAIKQAEMYQYIAESFESLPAAQKFGISLWGVSDKDSWLRSDWHHKEYPLLFDDYYKEKQAYKGLLSGIKQ
- a CDS encoding hybrid sensor histidine kinase/response regulator transcription factor, which produces MRWILFLLLSTSSLFAQFRKIDMRHGLSYNSVMCLLEGSDGRLWVGTREGLNLYNGYEFQVFKHKPQSPQDLSNNHINIIYEDESKNIWIGTANGLNLYQEGKFMHWLPDPKGLSNAYVKSILQKDEKTLWVGTSNGLTVVDLPTKKLTQLRLPTSEANNIISLFKSKSGRIYLGTKSGIYTYQNESFQPLPFLQNLEIRDIKEDKVGKLWIATETDGVYGIKDHVTDHWTKEDQGVISNQVRKLLVEEETIMAATLGGMYIANLKSGTFTNFSYSINDPDGLSRGSIHDICKDKFGGYWIATYSGGLNYFHRQNNLFKHYRQLPGIPNGLSENDVNGFVQANEGKIWVSTGRGLNLLDPKTGNFQHFTDVSENGLSNRIIKALAKDKEGNLWIGTYNGLNYLNAKTLQFRHYFHDPKRNSLNQNQVHALYYDADGQLWIGMNIGDLQIFDPKTQQFTSLPGIGNIISYIYEDSKGYLWLGTRAGLKCLDRKNRKLMDISNIIRGYENELLYINWILEDHQKRIWLATQGSGLFMIENQTLHWFGKDKGLSGNTINAILEDEDHRLWISTNSGISKIEYNNKILTSTDFTEVHGLQGLQFNPGSAFKSEDGTLFFGGINGFNAFRPENIVKELYFPKVHIDQIRTTSGKSPEVFRPKLGETVILSYDQRNVVIDFAGIHFIHPEGVQYRYKLDEGWIETGNHRSINFTYLPIGKHELKIQATSQAGIWGEDHTSIQIQVLPPWWRSHWAYIMYALSCMAIISLMIREAKKRNQRKMQELWRQKEQKMMERRLEFFTDISHELRTPLTLILTPLERLLNHNDLPENVSKSLHSIQRNGKKMMEMISQVLNLRRFEESQSDELYLKKEALDEFFKEILLSFRPLAIAKHIDYHFELSPIHACIDTAKMEMILQNLLSNAFKFTPEFGQVYVRLNSQDTTWILTISNTGKKLENMDHLFHRFYSNRSKENPQGTGWGLDLCKRMVTLHQGQISVQQSEKNEVFHTHFKIEIPFLQEGTEHAPEVLLEETSDLLPEEALPKTAERQILLLVEDNREIRQMIKEILSPYYQIREATDGMEGWNMAQEISPDLIISDIMMPQMDGIELCGKLKTDPKTSHIPVILLTARATVAYKQEGYETGADAYITKPFSPNLLLVRIKNLLHQRKVIRLQLQVETALEPGETLVNSIDDKILYRTREYVDKHISDPHWRIEDMSKELGLSRMHLHRKLKTLTGMTPAEFVKHIRLKKAAKILQENTISVKEVMFLVGFEDADHFRISFKEMFGAPPSEYKKH
- a CDS encoding SusC/RagA family TonB-linked outer membrane protein, which codes for MKQAYLLWLCLFIGLHAHAQSREVSGRITDSSGESLPGVSVLEKGTNNATLSGIDGDFKIRVNSPQSVLVFSFVGMSPKEIHVGDQSKIQVSLEAAPSSLDEVVVVGYGVQKKSDIISSVVSVSTESVNKVPTNDLGEMLRGKAAGVYVTLGDAAPGSSSNILIRGSRSLTAGNAPIVIADGVPIGGINDVNPNDIASIEILKDAAAQAIYGARASNGVILITTKRAKEGKTTIDYNSFYGIQTVNRNFDVYSGEEFAQLKREAYRADNNNHYLPDDRIFTSIEQEILANKEFINWEDELLRKASTQNHNLSFATGTGKTRIYTGLNYSLREGVIPGTDFQRGTIRVNVDQYINHWLKLGANTSWQLSKNNNPGTGETLLRAVTTSPLGKIYNEDGTYRIYPTGVQESINPLLDLAEVSNTRNDRNDIMNVFLDITPLKGFSYRFNASRRSWNRKTLNYSTANSLLGFRRGGMGNGFMQFEDESEWQLENIINYQVEIQSKHHLAGTFVQSVSKKQGTSFRNSANNIPNDLLDIWGLPTAESNIPTVSASSRGLLSFVARLQYDFNHRYYLTASARADGSTVFGANNKWAWFPAMALGWNLHEEDFMEFVPKLSNLKARLSYGSVGNEAIGTYRSLSTAVQRDYLFNDVKRIGYVPGDYLPNPNLKWETSTTLNAALDFGFFNERLSGTVEYYNTRTKDLLAELSLQADIGYTRMLRNVGEVQNQGIELSVNGILVEKKDWTLSTALSFSRNRNKILSLYGEKDEFGNELDDVGNRWFIGYPKDVYYQYVPDGIWQQGENIVASHQPSAQPGDVKIKDVNGDGILNDKDRVIIKRDPKWFGTFNITNKFKGIDFSADIVTVQGTIRNNAFLYDYSSGGSLRGILNGIKVNYWTPENPGGTWPRPQESNDRTYISTLGLQDASYVRLHTLTLGYTFPNMAKWKINNLRVYATGHNLFTLTDFQSYSPEKNPNDYPEAVSVVGGIQINF
- a CDS encoding RagB/SusD family nutrient uptake outer membrane protein yields the protein MMKRLNILIGTILSLTGLISCEGFLGEEPITQVSVDYIYNTPDGLESGVNALYNRMRNYNMPEGEGDPLKSVAFFIVATDLGLNRTWHTPYGPNHTPQGHPARKWTMGYQLIDRANAIISNAPKVEMLESRRNQILAQARIIRAEIYFDLIRMYDNILLDTTATTPENAFEEKVYIPADPVEVFQLIDADLEFATTHLPWTVEYGRYGKGVAHHLAGKSALWQKKWDKAASHFDAIIQDNTHDLLPKDRIAEVFGQNAKHKEALFVYVRDEITGGNDNLPGGGPTWISSFFNSRVYELSSNEMIRSVEYGGEALGWSFPNRYLRSLYDESKDLRFSTYYYPTKLIVNNPASPNFGQPLAENKYEDDFRRYHWSLKKYHDSEKKVGTNNSYKDIIYYRYAETLLLGAEAHWRLSGENANDPIALEYINQVRARAGIEPFTNFTLDTYLEESARELAFENERWFLLKRLGLLVERVNKYYEMGSNSTNIAVYPMAPHMVRMPIPQSQIDLMRTFPQNEGY